CTAGCGATGTTGCCATTGGGGGAGTAATAGAACAGCTGGATGACGACGGAATTCTCCGGCCAGTAGCGTTCGCTTTGCGAGCGTTAAAGGGCCAAGAAACCCGTTATTCAGTGTTAGATAAAGAGGCACTGGCCATTAAGTGGGTATTAGAAAGAAATCGTTATTTTTCGTTGGGACATAGAATTTGTATTAAGTCTGATCATCAACCCCTATCGTATATTTTCAAGAAATCAGATTTGTTAAGTAGTCAGGCTAGATGGTTGGAAGCATTGTTAGAATTCGATATCGTTGGATTCGAATACATCCCTGGACGAACTAATGTAGTAGTGGATGCCTTATCTCGTTCTGTGGCCGCTATAACAAGGTTGATGAGTATGTCACGGGCTGAGCGAGAAGGTGAGCAGACCGTACTCAATGACCCCTCCCAGCTGGGAGAGACATCAGCTGATAGGACGGACCGTGTGAGTGAGTTTGTTgggcccagtgagaaaatgaatgAAGTGAATGCCCAGCGTATGAATGACGAACTAATGTAGTAGTGGAGGCCTTATCTCGTTCTGTGGCCGCTATAACGAGGTCGATGAGTACGTCACAGGCTGCGCGGGAAGGCGAGCAGACGGTACTCAATGACCCCTCCCAGCTGGGAGAAACATCAGCTGATAGGACGGATCTTGTGAGTGAGTTTGTTGTGCCCAGTGAGAGAATGAATGAAGCGAATGCCCAGCGTATGAATGAACCTGTCCTTGAAGCTCACGACGTccgtgatgatgatgttgattggGAAATAACACAACTAATAAAGGTACAGAATGAAGATCCTGTATGGGGAAGAGTTAAGGCTTATGTTAGAGGGGAAACAGAAGAATTTCCTACTGACGTCTTGCTTCCATCTAATAGATTTGTAATAGAAGATGAAGTTTTGTATGTCACTGATTTGAAACAAAACGAGTTAGTTTATCAAACTGTATTACCCACTCCTTTCATGAGAAACGCTATGGCATTATTGCATTCATCGCCAGTATCGGGTCACGTGGGCGTAGCGAATACACTCAGAAGAGCCactgatcatttttattggaaaggcATGAAACGAATGATAAAGAATTATGTAGAAGCGTGTCACCTTTGTCACCTGTTCTGATCACATAGATTAAATGTACCTCCCGCTCGAGTCTggcctttagttaaagagaaatggcaacgtGTACACATTGATTTGATAGGCCCCTTGCCCGTATCACACACAGGACATAGATATATTTTTGTTCTAGTAGATGAGCGAACTAGATATAGATTCGTGCAACCTTTGATTGACAAGACTGCACAGGAAATCGCTAGAGCTCTTAGAGCTTTTATTGAACTGTACGGTACTCCTAAAGAAATTGTATCAGATCATGGAACCCAATTTGTAAATGAAGTATTCAGTCGAACATTTGAATTGTATGGCATTAAGCATTCTCCCATTCTTGCGTATAGGCCTAGTTCAAATGGGTTGGTAGAGTCTAAAAATCAGGTCTTGATTAGTATGCTTAAATACCTAGTAGCAGATAGCCCGAATATATGGTCGGATATGTTGTCTACAGCTCAGTTTGCCCtaaacacaggatataatgagaATGTTGGCAATACACCTTATTATTTGGTTTTcggtcaagatccaaatttgccaTNNNNNNNNNNNNNNNNNNNNNNNNNNNNNNNNNNNNNNNNNNNNNNNNNNNNNNNNNNNNNNNNNNNNNNNNNNNNNNNNNNNNNNNNNNNNNNNNNNNNNNNNNNNNNNNNNNNNNNNNNNNNNNNNNNNNNNNNNNNNNNNNNNNNNNNNNNNNNNNNNNNNNNNNNNNNNNNNNNNNNNNNNNNNNNNNNNNNNNNNNNNNNNNNNNNNNNNNNNNNNNNNNNNNNNNNNNNNNNNNNNNNNNNNNNNNNNNNNNNNNNNNNNNNNNNNNNNNNNNNNNNNNNNNNNNNNNNNNNNNNNNNNNNNNNNNNNNNNNNNNNNNNNNNNNNNNNNNNNNNNNNNNNNNNNNNNNNNNNNNNNNNNNNNNNNNNNNNNNNNNNNNNNNNNNNNNNNNNNNNNNNNNNNNNNNNNNNNNNNNNNNNNNNNNNNNNNNNNNNNNNNNNNNNNNNNNNNNNNNNNNNNNNNNNNNNNNNNNNNNNNNNNNNNNNNNNNNNNNNNGTGAGTTTAACAACAAAATCTAAAAAACAACATAATTTCCCCCGATAAGAAAACCTCTATTTCGTAAACATAGAACCTACAgttaagacaatctctctctctctctctctctctctctctctctctctctctctctctctctctctctctcctcatctctccttTCAAATAACTGTTTTAAAAGAATGTCCAGCAACACCTCATCCATCGTCAGTCAGTCTGTCTTCATTTCCTCACAATCTAAGTGCTGCAAAATCCCCTTAAATAACTACgtccaagaatctctctctctctctctctctctctctctctctctctctctctctctctctctctctctctctctctcctcatttgatctacaaactcgatgactaaggggacagctaGTAGagacattaaaaattcttaaaggaattatAGAAGTAGACTTCAACAACCTCGtcaagcttagcacaaatcagtccagaggtaacggatacaaattggaattgaaaagatacaatactactcaatgtggcaatttctttacatgcaaaatagcaaatacaaggaacagacttccagtggatgtagtaaacagtaataagGAAACAAACCAAGAATAAATTACACCAGATCATAAATAACTCTCTAAACTTTTAAACTAATTCgcatctacccaagagcaaatggagacatcttaaatccttgtaactctctctctctctctctcctctctctctctctctctctctctctctcctctcctctctctctcctcctctctctctctctctctctctcactttcctaATAACTGTTTAAAAGAATGTCCAGCAACACCCCATCCATCGTCAGTCCGTCTGTCTTCATTTCCTCACGTACCAGGTGCTGCAAAATCCCCCTGAAATAACTACGtccaagaatttctctctctctctctctctctctctctcctctctctctctctctctctctctctctctctctctctctctctcctttcaaataACTGTTTCAAAAGAAGGTCCAGCGGTTACCCCCCATAATTCGTCAGTCCGTCTGTCTTCATTTCCTCACGCTTCAGGTGCAAAAATCCCCTTAAATAACCGATTAAAATGCACgtccaagaatctctctctctctctctctctctctctctctctctctctctctctctctctctctctctctctctctctctctctctctcatttcaaatgaCTGTTTAAAAGAATGTCCAGCAACACCTCATCCACCGTCAGTCCGTCTGTCTTCATTTCCTCCCGCACCAGGTGCTGCAAAATCCCCCTTAAATAACTACgtccaagaatctctctctctctctctctctcctctcctctctctctctctctctctcctctcagagcAAGATTAATGCACTGTATATCCCTCCAGGAACTTCCAACTCCCTGAGGCAATTCTTTACATCAACGATGTTTCTCTTTTCCTCGCGAGCTCCACTAACGAGGCTTTTCCGGTGGCTGGCCAAGGTAATCCGGAAGGTTGCTTTTCCTCAGTTTTCTCTTTCATGTTCATAAtcgcatggggggggggggtggttgattCTTTGGGGATGGAAGGGGGAAGGAGGAGAGggtaggaatgggggggggggggattttattataaaaataaagctatgACAGTTAGTTCATTTAACATAATCACAAGGATGGGTTGGTTCTTCAGGGAGgaagatttttattataaaaataatgctaAGTTACATCGTTGAAAGCTTTTGAACAGGTGTATTTTTGCTAAGTATATAATTCTTCTTCTTACTTATTAATTCATTTGCTTATATATCCATTTAATTATTCTTgtattatttcacttattattttGTTTCTGTCTTCCACATACAATTATCTAACTCATCAGCTTGCATCTCTAACAATCCTTCTACCACATTTGAATATGAGGCCATTCGAAATAAATGCTAAATGACATAGCTTTTACTGAAGAAATAATGCTAAACTAGTTTATTAAAAGCTTTTGACCGGGTGTATAttttgctaattatatatatatatatatacacacacacacacacacacacacatatatatatatatatatatatatatatatatatatatatatatttataaatatttatataaatatatatatatatatatatatatatatatatatatatatatttataaatatttatataaatatatatatatatatatatctatatattatataatatatatttataaatatttatataaatatatatatatatatatatatatatatcagtatatacataatatatatatatgtatatatatatatatatatatatatatatatatatatatatatatgaataaataaacatatactgtatacatatcctcatcatcatcttataTACGTCAAAAATTCATAAAAGCAACTCACTCTTTAACAAGTAGAATATACCATCAATTACCtttgtaacagaaaaaaaaaaaaacgtctcgaCCTGCCTTGTAATGCACAAGCAAGCAGACACTCAGGGAATAAAGGGAATGAAAATTATGAAGAGCTTCTTTTCCTTTTGTGTGTATCTAAGAGCCTGGAACCGTGGGAGCGAACCAGGTGGACCATTCAAATTCTCTTTGATAACCACGGAAACTACGACACGTTGGTCTTTTTCTTGGGAGGAAGGGGGGTAAATTAACCCTTTCTTCGCAAGTAAAttcttagtactctctctctctctctctctctctctcgctctctcctctcctctctctctctctctcctctctccctctctctctcctctctctctctctctctctctctatgcgttgAGGTTATCGTAAAAATTGATTAAAAATGTGAAGTTCAGTCATTTTAAAAACTCCTCACTGatttgactaaatatatatatatatatatatatatatatatatatatatatatatatatatatatatatatatatatatattatatatatatatattatatatatatataatataatatatatatataatataataatatatataatatatatatatatacacacacatatatatatatacaaatgcatatttatatttatgtataatatatatgtatatatacatatatatatgcatttatatatatatatatatatatatatatatatatatatatatatatatatatatatatatatacatacatatgattgttttttattatcattatccacaATATACGTCATCCCTTTTGATTCCTATAATAAGTCCTGACAAAAAGCTTTTCCCGCTTAATAAAACAAACAACACGTTATCTACTTAGGCTTAAATAGATTAAGGTGGATTAAACTCCCACTTCAGGCATGAAAGTCCTTCCAAACAAATGATATTAATCTTATCTTGAATGTAAATATTCGATGCCATGAAGTGCCACCTTATGAACATAGCTTTTGATATCCGACAGAGTTTGATGTCatctttaatttcttattcctttaataataataataataataataataataattattattattattattattattattattattattattattatcatcattattattaatcacagtctacagataCTGGTGCTTTACAGTATTGAGTTCCGATTGACggccaaaatattattatttttattttcattattattattattacttgttaagccacaaccctagatggaaaagcaggatgccataagcccaagggctccaacagggacaaataaaccagtgagaaaaggaaatgtatTAGTAAATAACTATAAATGAGacgtaaagaataaagaatatgaaatacttcaagatcagtgacaacgtcaaaaaagatatgtcacgTATAAACTATGACATAAATGTGATTCAACAAGAATGTATTGGAAACTTTCCATTTTATTAAAAACTGTAATGTTGTAGTTAAAACGTTACTGTTATTCGCATTATTTACAACGGAAGTTAAGATCTATTAATTAAGAATACCTCCtatgtataaaataaattttcagttgGTAGATTTTAGGGCAAATGTATGACTATACAAAAGAATGTGCAATATTGCATAAGATATATTTGCATATGTTAAACGCAATGTTCTTAATATTTCGTTCGGAGACGCAATTTTGATTATGAATTACATATTCATAGTAATTATTGAGTAATGTAACTCTTTACTGTTTTTTGAGTTTATTTACCACTCAATtgataaattttaatgaaaaaaaacaattctaTTCTATAAAGTGAAaaactttcttaattttttcctgaacgtattttttaatagataaacattatatatgaaaagatagcATAGCCTGAAGTGATTCTACTGTTGAAAATTTGGCAAAAGTAAAAACGGACACTTTGTAACAATTTATTCGGGCAAAGAaaaagatctttgtaaggaatctAAAGAAATCGAATTCAAACTATCCAGCTTAAAttacattttgaaaacaagggATAATACGAACATAACTGATAAATGCAACCAAAAATAACAAGTGATAGAAACATTGATACATAGTCAGTACCCTGCCTATGTAACCGAAGGAGAAAGGTCCAAGGAGTGAATTTGAGGCAGAAAAGGAAGACTTCTCTTCGATCAAGATACGATTCAGCAGATCGAGAAAATGAGTACCGTCCCTTCTAGAAAAGACTCCCTACCAGCGAGAGTTGAGACGTTGCAAGGGTTCGCTGATGGGACCCGACACGCGTCCACACCTTCTACGCCTCGCAGGAGGAAGAAGAGAGGTAAGTCGCCTATCTATGGCTAAGTCTGAGACGTGGAAAATTTCTGAAGGAATTGGGTTCAGACTGGATTTTGACTCGGTGCTGGGAACAGGGAGGCCATGTAGCGTCCAGGTACAGTTGCTGAACTATGAAGTAATATTTAAGAGTTATGTGAGCAATGGTAAGAGAAAGGAGTTAATAGAAGACATATAAAGGGAAGTTTTAGAATAGCTATCACCCTAAGAAATATAAATTGTTAACGTCATTGGGAAGGTTATGTGACAGTCACATAAAAGGTAAGTTACATGatatattattaccatttttaaccTTAGTGAAATAAATAATGACGCTTAAATATTTGATCTAGGCTGATGTGgataaatactgaaatttattaaaAATGCGTAATAAAGTGGATGTCTTTCAAAGCATTTTTCACAGGTATTTTTTCAAGATAAGTTTATGTGACATTTTTCAATTTCTGTAttcatacttgtatacatatatatatatatatatatatatatatatatatatatatatatattgtttcatgcATTTACCTTTGGTATACACAAAAACAGCAATCGATATTGTCTGCGTATTTTGGAGGGTCATACATTTGTTTGTACattatttattcaataatattaatatcaatattaacatatatatatatatatatatatatatatatatatatatatatatatatatatatatatatgcacattcactaacacacacacatacacatgtatatatatatatatatatatatatatatatatatatatatatatgtatacacattcacacacacatctatatatatatactgtacatgcgtgTGTGAATTGAGTATGAGtgagtgtgaatgtgtgtgtgtgtttgtgtgtatgtgtatatgggaATGGGGGGAGAATCCAATAGACTGTCAATTAAccctaattaagaaaaaaataaaaaaagacaagctATAGACTACAAGATTTTTAATCCTTTTGCTCTATATGGAAACCCTTTGAAGGAATTAAATAACGATGTTACTTAAGGAATTTTGGGGAGGATTTATCGTTAGGGAATTCCTTTGGGGATTGCCAAGGGGAGAATGGGGATTTTTTTGGGGGGTTCCTGCTCTGAATGTTCTCTTTGAAATGTTTTAAAGGGGATTTCATTGAATCTCTAATTAGTGTAGTTAACTTGTATTGATATTATTTCTTAATGATTGGAGTAATAAACTGTGAGAATCATATTGAATATtggggtgattatatatatatatatatatatatatatatatatatatatatatatatatatatatgtatgtatatatatgtatatatatacatatatatatatactgcatatatatgcacgtatgtaaatacatatatatacataaaacaaaaatatatatatatatatatatatatatatatatatatatatatatatatatatatatatatatatatatatatatgcatatgtacatatacgtgtatgcataatatatacatatatacttacacctaCATACGCACCcccccacacacaatatatatatatatatatatatatatatatatatatatatatatatatatatatatatatatatatacatttatatatacatatatatatacacgatgttgATCTTGAAGCCAATCACGAGGCCCACCCTGAGGGAATAATCTAATTCCTTTGTAATCTCCAATTACACACCTTCCCTTTGGCAGGCGATGGCACCTTTAGCTTCAACGAATTCGTGGAGATCGTCTTCAACATGGGGGGCGGGGGAGAACGCCCTGGTGAAGATGAGGAAAAAGAGCTGAGAGACGCCTTTAAGGTATGTAGGGAGCTTTTGGCTGGAGCGTTTGAGAGGAGCTTTGTGCCCATATACAAGTTAAGTCTTGGCTGGAATCAAAGCCTTGGCTGAAGATAATTTttcttcggattttttttttttttgggggggggggttattctagATTGTCTAATTTTTGTATTTGCATTTTTTAATTGATTGCAAGAATGAACCAATGAAGGAATGAATTCGCAAATAGGTAAAAGTATGCAAATATGAAATTGAGTGGTTGTTTACttttttaatttgcattttttttttcattgattgcaTAAATGAACCAATGAAGAAATGAATTGGCAAATAAATAAAAGTAGGACTAAAAGAATTTGATAGGTTGACTACGTAGTGCACTTGCCAAATTTAGCATATTTAACCTAATCTAACCTCAACTAATCTAACATTTCTGTGCAACTGCCTCAACTGGTGAAATAGTTTTACAAACTTTTCATTCATTCGTAATCTACTTTTACAATTAGTTAAGCACAATATTTCTCTTATTCTAAAGTAAATTAAATCTTGATAAGATAGTACTTTAAGATTAACTTTAAGATAATAATGAAGAATTTCTTCTCACAGATATTTAATAATGACTTACACTGATATTCTAATACAATTAGAAAATACATTCATTATAATGAGGTCTAAGTATATAATGGTTGATCCCATTGTAAACACTGAAAACTCAAAAATAAATTATGATTAAACATGATTATCAGTATTTTGAGGGTGATGATAAAAGATAGAAAATCCATATAACAAacttgagaagtaatgaaaaaaaaaaaaaaacataaattagagTTTCTTAATGAAACAAGCAAACCGTCGAGAAAAGTATCAAGTGATGAATTTTATTCGGatggctgtattttttttttttcacttcacccCTTTCTGTAATGAACCGTTATTAACTTATTTATTAATGCGTTACGTAACTTTTTTCATTATCTCCTTTAGTTAGAATACGGTGCGgaggtatatatttgtatttgatgaAATATTTAGATGCTCGGCTTAAATGTATATACAGTGGGCCACAGTTGTAGGTATATTTTTATAGCGGCCTAGGTTGTTCATAAATAAGTGACCGATAGAGAAAAAAGTAAActacacaaatattatatacacacacaaacacccatatatatatatatatatatatatatatatatatatatatatatatatatatatatatatatatttttgggctcaagccatgtcgtcctgatggaagttcctatagggtagcttcctagggtatattacaactacggcgatattcccagagaatttaccttaaggtaccagaattctaactcctggagcgagtatccctcgtgaaaaggatatcgcgacatatcagaggacgtattcttgacacgccacatggcaatctgcatcctggacagagatttcgtctcgtaggagggattggcaagaaacgaattcgggaaagaaaaaggggagccgctcccaaggcttccctatcctccgattcgtatgcgtgcctggcgccaatcctggcgccatctgtattcctttttgcgtagcttaacaactctgtttttttcctgtgtttctcgcaaatcttggatttattctacttttcatggcttctccgtcttcgttggcctctgataagttgagtataatgtctttgatgtataaatgtaggctcttggtaaaattttgagtgattaataggattaatctttgatacaagagccgtagcctaccagaggcgtcctggacgctgtcgctcgctaggtataaatttagttagtcagagcgacattcctggttgttttgctttaataaattttagctatttagcattacataggatttcctttcgtgcttagtattatttggcgaagtattcgccattctggcctacgctaggccatgtagcctagtcgtctggtcctagtacttcatgcatgattttggtttttccgagtgtaattaaaattttattgaagctttaggctatattttatacatttaagactgtgtggaatatttccaagatagtatacgagtgagtttcggtgatttaggtaatcgattctcttggtgcctaggctagttgcttatggagccttagtatactttatcatattccccggttgctttcttttcttcggagaaggtatgcaatccctttccctctgtttaagccttgggcttatccttaagtggttttttccgaatttattttcgataaaactatactggggtgttactgtaccttcctgttcctgtagtatggttcaagagggacagaacaacagagttttttagtctgagtctgtgttggctggcttggggctgagtccccctcgctggcctgacacagacaaagggagcttagctcccttaggtcactaccgaaggtttctgtggatatgattccttcttttgtgatctaccagactagtccttgttgctgttctcgggggaggataagtttctttccctgggagtagcaacaccttccttgctttggtgctctgggagctggcaagtattgctggccttcccccttagatctcccttaggctaagataagtttcttggctgcgggtgatctgtcactaaagcaaggttggtaggaccctcttgtcccttccccctctttctccgtaatggcctagccattactgtactgtacgtcgttctacatctggacctagtataggttaggatgtggaattgactcagccccttgccggccggcagagctgccggccggcaagggtcttatgttttcgagtgctgcccggacctctcttggtccctcatccatgcctgcctgtaaagccagacggcattggtcaggaagcctgaattagtttctccccttccttatatgcactctttcggttgccgggcttggaggttgtgtacactcttatcccggcatccattctatttttcttctagtgctgtacccgacccggctgccggcctatgaggccggcagccgggcaggtgtagtcctctggttcttttgctgccgggtggcatcggtcttgtacctttgccggccggcttatgtcagcccttgtctgccggtcaccaagagtgtggccggcagctgggtactaccttgggtagttgctggccggcagccattgccggccaacattggctgttaccggccggcagttgctgccgaccggcacatgcatttgaaccagagtgctgccaccttatagctgttaagtagtatactttaaagctagttatggtgtgtgccggccggcctttgccggccggcacgcatccccctatactgtactagtattcttcagtataacatatacagtaagaagaaaactatggtaagggttttggtacagcactgtgtcttctaacactattgtgttttctcgcacatccctttgctgttgccctacagataggaaagtgagttctttcctgtctattatccaggattttaaaatctttgcttaggtgtgagctccacctgtttcctctggaaaccttgcattggttactctagaagagattaaccatttgattttattatctggaaggctgcaacaatgggttgtgagggaaacacaagtgtgtgtctttcctttctgaattgttatgctatactatgcatatccagtgatacatagttcacttgatactcatggaaatttcttctctttacagaaggacactccgaagtggggaagtgctttctgcaacgtccgcagcaagaacctctgcggacatgagttttgtaggagacacgcagcatacgctgtctccaaggatgatctccggtattgggaccctcaggtatgtactgtgtgcactaacctgattactgagacctttaattcccctaggacagaggaatcaagggatatagctaggaagaagcttcgtacctgggtaaggggcttccaaaagaacacttctggcccttatcttccaagtgagaagatgagggggtatcttttccctaaggcatcagctgatgcagtgattccccagcctcaagaggagatcccctaagttcagatccaggtggatgctgaagtcgcggtcgcgatgcaagacatccagttagatgacaggatgtctgatgtggacgggtgtcgggaggaagacc
The nucleotide sequence above comes from Palaemon carinicauda isolate YSFRI2023 chromosome 2, ASM3689809v2, whole genome shotgun sequence. Encoded proteins:
- the LOC137619262 gene encoding uncharacterized protein, translated to MSTVPSRKDSLPARVETLQGFADGTRHASTPSTPRRRKKRGDGTFSFNEFVEIVFNMGGGGERPGEDEEKELRDAFKIFDKHGRGYICASDLRAVLQCLGEDLSEEEIEDMIREVDIDGDGRIDFEEFVKALGENDDSDEEETKEEEEETEEKK